The genomic window TCAACCGCAGCATAAAGATCAGCACAATGGGCAGCAGAACGCCATTCAACACCTGAGACAGGATGCTGAATTTGACCAGCGGAAAGTTCGGGATCAGGACGATGCCCGCGCCGCCCGCCAGCAGCAGCGTATAGAACCAGTAGAAGAAGCGGGCTTCGCTGAAGCTCTTATCCAGTCCGCTCTCGAGCCCCAGCCCTTCGCACACCGTATAGGCAGTCGATAGCGGAAGGATCGACGCCGCAAACAGCGACGCGTTGAAGAGTCCAGCGGCAAAGAGGATAAAAGCATACTGGCCAGCCAGCGGCTTCATGGCTCCCGCAGCATCGGCAGGGTCGGCGATATTGCGGATGCCATGAGTAAAAAGTGTCGCCGCGCAGGCCACAACGATGAACCACGCTACAAGGTCGGTGAAGAAGGAGCCAACGATCACATCGAGCCGCGAGGCCTTGTACTGGCGAACCGTAATTCCCTTTTCGACGATGGTGGACTGCAGATAGAACTGCATCCACGGACTGATGGTAGTGCCGATAATCCCGACCGTCATGTAGATGTACAGCTTGTCGTGCCAAACGCCGCGAGCGGGCAACTTCACCGTCTCAACCATCGCGAGATGCCAGTCCGGGCCGCTGAGAACGCCCGCCACAATGTAGGCAATGTAAAAAACGCTGGCGATGAGAAAAACCTTTTCGACGCTCTTGTAATCTCCTTTGACCACAAGTATCCAAACCAGAAAGGCGCACGCTGGAACGCTGGCGTACTTGCTGATATGGAAGAGTTGCATGCTCCCGGCGATGCCCGAGAACTCCGCGATGACGTTGCCGAAGTTGACCACGACCAGCAGGATCATCATCACAAAGGTCATGCGCAGCCCAAACTCTTCGCGAATCAGATCGCTGAGCCCCTTGCCCGTGACCACGCCCATGCGCGCGCACATCTCCTGCACGATGATCAGCGCCAGGGTGATCGGAATCATCGTCCATAGCAGCGTGTAGCCGAACTGCGCGCCTGCCTGCGAGTAGGTGAGGATGCCGCCGGCATCGTTATCGACGTTCGCGGTAATGAATCCCGGGCCAAGCACGGCCAGAAAGAGGATGAGGCTCGTTCTCCATCTGCGCCAAGATGTCATCGCGTCCCGTCCTCAGGGTCGGATAGTAACTGATCTCGTTCGGTCTGTATCAACTCGTAGAGCTTACGTGCCGGTGCCTCAATCGAGGCATCCCCTGCCACGCGAACATTTTCCTGAATGTGCCGCGAATCTTTCGATGAAAAGAGAATGACACTAGCCGGATTCATAACCAGCGCCGCCTTGAGCATCAGGTTGGCCAGTAGCTCTCGCTCGCTTAGGTCTATTCCAATTTGCTCCGACCAGCGGCGACAGATGGCGGTTTTTTTTGTGAGTCGCTCGTGCAGAGAGCGAAAATTTTGCGTGAGCGAACGATGGTGAATGCGGAAAGGGGCGCCAGCGGGAACCGGAGCGTCCAGAACGGACCACTCGTATTGCAGCACGCGGCAATAGGCCGGGCGTGCGTTCAGAAGTTCGCCGATCTTGCCAGCTTCGCTACCGACACCAAAGGTCCCAATGGTTCCACGGAGTATTTCGTCTTCGAGAAGGCGAAGCAAGCCGTCGTCCTGAAGATCGGCAGCCTCGACCTCGTGTAGAAGCCACACATCAATCCGGCTGCAACGTAGAGCGGCCAGGCTTCGATCGAGGGACGCCTTCGCCTGCGCAGCAGTAAAGGACGCCTTCTCTCCCTTACGAGTTGTGGTCCGAGCCACTCCGACAAGCCGCTGCTTGAGTCCCGGCAGCCGTTTCAATAAAGGACGGACAACGCCACGCGCAGTTCCCATCAGGGAGGAATTCTTAGCCGGGGGAATACCATATTTTGTCGCCACGGTAACATCGCCGGGATGCCGTTGCAGAAATTCACCCAGGCAACCTTCTGCTTCGCCGTACCCATACATGGGCGCAACATCGAAGTGCCGTATCCCAGCGTCAAAGGCACTCTCAAGCATGGCCAGCGAATCCCGGCGGCCCATTGCGCCCATCAGCGAAGAGCTCCCGAAACCAAGACGAGTGGTCTGACGGCCGGAACTTCCCAGTGCAATCCTGTCCATTCTCTCTCCTGCCAAAATGCCCTGTCTCAGGCTAACTCAAATGTTGCGAAAGCCTGACGGCCAACGCCAGAAGAGTGTGGGTCGGGTTCGAGAAACCAGACGTAGGAAAGACCGCGCTGCTGCAGACGTAAGCGTTATTGATTCCATGAAGGCGCAGATTCGGATCGACGACACCCTCCGCCGGGGAGACAGCCATACGCATCCCCCCCATGTGGTGATTGCTGTCGTCGCAATAGGCCGCAAAGTTATCGGTCAAAAGATCTTCATGCGGACGGATATGAGCTACGCCAGCCAGGGATTTTGCAGCAATCTGAACGTACTGCCGTATCGTGGCCAGCTCATTCTCCGATATCTGCCAATCTAACCGGGCCCGTAGAAGACCAAGAGCGTCGCGGCTCTCAGCCAGCGTGATACTGCTTCGGGAGGTCGGCTCCTGTTCGCAGTGGACACGCAGAAAGATGCTCGCATCGGGAGGGTTGTAAGCACGTTTGCCAACTTTGTAGCGGACCACCTGCCGGATCAGAAGAGAGGAATGCCGGGCTGCGAAGCCAAGATCTGCTGTCCCGATTTCCCCGGTACGGCCGCGCATAAGATTTTTTGCTGTCGTCTTCAGCTTAGCCAGCGTCTCATCGGTATCACTGACAAAGGCCATGGTTGCCGCAACGTTCAGGGTGCCGGATGCAGCCTGTTCGTCAGATGCGAGGCGCAATTTCGGATGGTATTTAAAACCTCTGCTAAAGATGTTGTCGAACATCTGGTGAAAGCGTTTTGCATGAATCGGCTCTACGGTTGCCGCGTTGCAATCGACGTGGTCCTGAAAGTGTTTTCCTAATAACCCGGATGTATTCCAAGGAAGCCCAGCGGCCCTCGGCTGCAGAAAAAAGCGAGAGCTTTCTATTCCGCCCAGGCAAAAGATGAAACGCGAGGAATGAAAGACCGCTTCTTTCCCTGTAAGGGTGCGGCAGCGGAGCCCGCGCATTGTCTCCCCTTCAAGCAGCGGCTCGACAGCATTTGCATGGAGCCAGAGCGTAATTCCCGGATGCTCCTCGATCGTCGTGCGATGTAGCCTGGCAAAGTTCGGCTCCGGGCACCAGCGCGAAAAATAAGGTTCAAGGTGAGGCAACTTCGGCGGCGCTTCTGCAGCCTCACGCCAGACGGCATCATCCTGGCGCGTAACCTTTGCCAACCCCTCCAGTTCAAGCGCACGCTCATAGAAAGGGGCAAGCTCACTCTTGGGGAAAGGCCATCCACTGCCCTCGATCCATGAACGCCGTTCGAAATCCAACGCATCGAGTTCGAGAATCTGCCCACCCCACTTGGTCGTCGTTCCACCCTTTGCGCGGAAGCGCCCGGTATGAATACCGCGATGCGGATGCCCCGTCACTTCGCTGACATAGGGGTCCTGCGAGCTGTCTTCAATCTCACTGCCGCCGCCTTCGAGCAGAAGAACGCTTTTACCTCTCCGTGCCAGCTCGACGGCAAGCACAATACCTGCGGCGCCTGCACCGACAATGCAAACATCTGCGACGGATGCCGACTCCGGTTGAGACTGCAACAGATCACGAATCATGAATGGGCCCCAGTATCTGTTCTCATCTTCTGGATAATCCTCTCGGCGCGTTCGACAATAAGGCCTACCTGGCGATCATTGTGGTATCCATCGCGTACCGCGCGTGCATGTCCTGCAGCCGCGATACGAGCGCGCGCAGCTTCGTCGGGAAGATAGCGGCGAATCTTTGCAACACACTCTTCCATGCCCGTAAAAAACACTGCTTCCTCGTCTTCGCGAAAGCGCTGCATGTGTCCTTCTGACCGCTCTGCAAGCAGAAAGCCGCCGCAGCCTGCGATCTCGAAGCTCTTGTGGACAAACTCATCCTCATTGGAGTGGGTGATGAAGCTGAGGTTAATTGGTGACTTCCAGATGCCCTCTCTGTACTCGTCGCGGAAGAGCTCTCCATGGCCGCGATAGATCGCAGCGACTGCCTCCGCGCCCAAAGCGGGCTTCCACACAAGACCGCCGGAGACACTCACGGGAAAACCGAACTCTTTCCATAGTCGAGTGAGAAATTCAGCGCGATTGTCATAGGGCGTTCCGATGAAGGAGACCCCGCGATCACGGTCTTTATCGCTCCAGCCCTCGGGCGGCGGAAAGTGAATTGTCGGCTCATAGGCGGTCTGAATCTTGATGACGTCGCGTGCCCCGCGCTGGCGATAGTCGAGGATATTTTTATCCCGCTGCACCACATGCAGGTCGTAGTGCGGAATGTCCTTCATGTAGAGCCGCCAGCCGGGGTCCTGTCGCGGCCCGAAGGGATTGTCGATCATGTAGCTGACCGTGACAATGCCCATCTCTTTCATGCGGTCGAGCGTCGCGGGCTGCATCAAAAGCAGCTTGTCCGTCCATAGCAGGTCAGGCTTTTCAGCCGCAGCTATCCTCAGCAGATCGAGGTTCAGTCGCGTGACCATCGGCCCCGCGGCGAGCCGCAAAAATACCTTGCGCAAAAAAGGATTGTCATATCGGTAGTCGTAGGTATTCACCGGAATGACCTGATGGCCCAGCCGCTCCAGCGCCAACAGGCGATAGAAGGAGGAATCGTTCGGGCTAAGTCCGGCGGCGTAGAGAATCTTCATTGAAAGCTGGGTCTTCCTGATCGTTGGCTTTATTTAATTCTAGTGGTTCGCGCGCAACAGCGCGATCACCTGCTCGGCGTGGACCACTCCCACCAGCCGTTTTTCGCCGTCCAGCACGGGCAACGAACGCAGATTATATTTGTCGAAAAGCTCGGCCACCTTGCGACCATTGGCGTCGATATCGCAGGTGACGACATGGCTATCGGGCAGACCGGCGAGCGGCGCATCCGGAGCAGCCAGCAGTAGCTGAACCAAGGGAATGAGGCTGGCGATCCTCCCCTTTTCATCGAGAAGATAGATGTCGGTGACAATCTCCATATCGCCCTCGAACTCACGCAGCGCCGCGATAGCCTCCGAAAGCCGGGCCGTCACCGGCAACGCGATGTAGTCGGTCGTCATCCGTCCCGCGGCCGAGTCGCCGGAGAATTCAAGAAGCTCCTCGACCTCCTGCCGCTCCTCCGGCTCCATCTCGCCAAGAATCTCTTCGGACCGTTCGTCCGACAATTCGGAGAGCAGGTCGGCGGCGGCTCCAGGGTCCATCTCCTCGACGATGTCGGCAATCTGACCGGAGTCGAGCGACTCGATCAGCGCCTGCTGCATCTTCGGCTTGACCTCTTCCAGCGCCTCGGCTGCGATCTCTTCATTCAAGCTGATAAACAAAGCCTGGCGCTCGGCAGGCGCAAGCTCTTCGAGAATGTCCGCGATATCGGAAGGGTGCATCTGCGAGAGCCGGTTCTGCTCGATCTTGAGCTTGACCCGGCGCGACGGATCGCGATCGATCAGGTCGACAAAATCCCATGGAATGAGGCTAGGGCTGAAGCGCGCCGCGATACGGTCGGCTGTCGCAGTGTGCAGCCCCTTCAAAAGCCGACGGACCGCACCGCGCAGGCCGACTTCAACCTCGGCGATGCGCAGCGACAGCTCGGAGCCATTCTCCGGGCTCGACTCCCATATCAGATCGACGTCATTGACGCGGACAACCTTGCGGCCGTGCACATCGATGATCTGTTGATCGAGCAGGTCGCGCTCCAGCATCAACTGACTCTGGTCCTCTTGCAGCGTCGCAGGCGAAGCTCCGTCGCGAAGTTGCATCTCGTTGCGAGGTGTCAGCCTCAGATCGGTAATCAGCACCAGCGACGACTGATCGCCCCGCTTTGCCCCCGCCCGCTTCAGTACAAGGCCATGCACTTGCGAGGTCGCAATCTCAGGAGCAACGACGAACTCGCGCACGCGACCGTACACGGCCCCCTGGCCATCCACCACGCTCGCGCCCATCAGGGCAGAGACGCTCGTTCGTTGATTCTGTTTCGTCATAGGCAATCGTAACTGCTGTAATACCAGACTTTACATCCAACCGCCGCAGGCAGTCGCCTGTAATCTCCATCGCTGACTCGTCCCGCCTGCCAGCATTTGTGCGTCTGTTCTGAAATATGCATCCAATAAAATTGCGTGATGAGCCGGATATGTTCCGCAGTATCCGTATACTCCTCTTATCCGCATAGTAGCTCACCTGAAGGCCTGCGCCGCCGAAAGCAGTGGAGGCAGTTCAGTAGAAATCACGGGGCCGCACACTTGGGGTCTCAGCAGGGTCTGCACTAAGGGGAGGAAGATTTTGGAAAAGCTTGAGAACTCGGCGTCCTTGACATTCGACGAAACGACAAGCACACTGCCATCATCGCTCTCGTCCGCAGCAGACGACTGCTTTCATGGTTCCACAGGGATAGCATTGGCCGATTCCACCACAAGCCGCGTCAGCTTCACACTTGACTCGTCTCTGGACAGCGTCAACAAGATCGAGTTGACCGCCGAGCAGAGCGCGCAGCGCGCCGGCTTCGACGAGGACACCGCGACCCATGTGGCCATGGCCGTCCGCGAAGCCGCCGTCAACGCCGTTCTGCACGGCAATGCCTACGATCCCAAAAAGCACATCACCGCCTCGTTTGAAACCACCTCGGACGCGCTCGTTATTCGCGTCGCCGACCAGGGCCCCGGTCTCAATCCGGACACCATTCCCGACCCGCTGGCGCCGGAAAATATCCTTCGCGGTTCAGGCCGTGGCATCTTCCTTATCAAGGCCTTCATGGATGAGGTACACTTTCGCCAGTTACATCCCGGCACGGAACTGACACTAATTAAACATCGCAGACCCGCTCAACCGGGGAACTAAGGAGACGATTACTCATGAGCATGAAAGTACAGACTCGCCAGGTCGACGGCATAACAATTTTGGATCTCAGCGGCCGGATTACACTCGGCGAAGGCAGCGTTACCATACGCGACGCGGTTCGCGATGTGCTGGCCAAAGGCTCAAACAAGATTCTACTCAACCTCGGCGAAGTCAACTACATCGACAGCTCGGGAATCGGCGAGCTGGTCAGCGCCTTTACCACGGTGAAGAACGCAGGCGGCGAGCTGAAGCTGCTCAATCTCACCAAGAAGGTCCACGACCTCTTGCAGATCACCAAGCTCTACACCGTCTTCGACGTCAAGGACGACGAAGCCTCCGCCATCTCTTCCTTCACCAAATAACATCGTTCCGCACAAAAGGGCCGTCGCCAAAGCGACGGCCCTTTTCATTGCCCAAACACTCTACTTCGAGAAGTCAACCTTAGGCGCAGCGCTGTTCTCCGGATTGCCCTTGAAGTATTCGTCCCTGTAGTGGAAGCCCGCAAAGTTCGCCCAGATGCTGTTGGGAAACTGGCGGACGTAGACGTTGTACTCTTCGAGCGTCCGGTTGTATCGGCTGCGTTCGACGGCAATCCTGTTCTCGGTTCCGGCCAGTTCGTCGGTCAGCCGCGTGAACTGCTCGTTGCCCTTCAGGTTCGGATACTGCTCCTGCAAGCGGAAGAACGGGCCCAGTGCCACATCGAGCTTCGAGTTAGCCGCGATACTGCTCGCGCGGTCCGGAGCGCTCGTGATCGCCGCACGCGCATTTGCGATGTTGGTCAGCACAGTGGACTCTTCGGCCACATAGCCCTTCACCGACGCAACCAGGTTCGGAATCAGGTCGAGGCGGCGCTGCTGCACCACGTTCACCTGCGAATAGGCCTGGTTGATGGCCTCATTTTTCTGCACCAAAGTATTCTTCGTGCTCACATAGCTGCCAAATCCAAACAGCAGTATGAGAACAATAACTCCCAAAATTCCAAGTCCAACCCATAAAGATTTCATTCGCTCTTCGATCTCCTTTGTCTGGTTTCGATCTTCTCGGCAGGTATCTCCGGCTGTACTGTATCACTCCCGGATATCTCTGCCCTTCTCACTCCATTGACGCCGAGCTAATCTCTACATCGGGCACCCTCAAAAATCTCCACTCGCACCTCCGCCGCCGGAGCTGCCGCCGCCAAAGCCGCCGAAGCCACCTCCGCCTCCGCCACCATCGCCATCCCTGCCGCCGCCTCTGCCGCCGCCCCCGCCCATCAGGCTCCCCAGCAGGAAAAAGATCAGCCCAACATTTCCCGTCCGGACAAGAATGAACAGCACAAACAGAATGCCCAGCCCACCAAGCACCACCTGCCACAGGCTCAGATGCACGGGCACAGGCTGCGGCTGCTGACTGTACTGCCGCCGCATCGGCTGCGTCAGCGTCACATTGGCATCGGTCGCTATGATCTGCGCAAGCTGCCCAACACCTAAAGCTACTGCGCGGTTGTAGTCTCCCTGCCGCGCATACGGAGACATCGCCCGGCCTATATCGCCCACCTTGGCGTCGTTGAGGATGCCCTCCAGCCCATAGCCGACCTCGATCCGCCCGCGCCGTGGCTGCATGACCAGCAGCATCAGAACGCCGCGGTCAGTTCCCTTCGCACCCACCTTCCACTTTTCTTCAAGCGCCGTGGCGAACTCTTCAATCGACTGGTCGCCGTCGATCGTCTTAATCGTAACCACCGCGATCTGTGCATGGGCCTGGCGATCTACCTGCGTGCACAGCGCATCCACGCTCTGCACCGTGCCCGGAGCCAGCACGCCGGCAAAATCGTTGACATAGCCGGTAGGCGCAGGTAACGACGCCACGGTCTCCGCCGTCAAAAAACCGACTGGCGAAAGAACCAGAACAACGATTGCCAGCCATCGCGAAATGCGCTTCATTGAAGGTTTATTCTACGCCTTGCCGGACCGCACCACGGGGCAAAAGAAAAGGGCGCTCCCGGCGCCCTTTTCATCACGCATCTACAGCATCACTGCGTGGGCGGCGCAGGTTGTTCCGCGCTGTCCTCGTGATGCCGATGCGGAACCTCGACACCCTTGCTCGTCGCCAGTTTGTCCACCATCACCATGTGCTCATGAATCGTCTTGGCGCCTTTGACCACCGCATCCCTCAGCGCCGAGTCCTGCGTTCCTTCCGCTTCCACGCGGAACTCCCTGAGGTCATGGTGGTGGCCCTTCACCATCATCGTCAGGTACTCCGTATCGAAGGCATCGCCCGACAGTCCATTGAGCTTGTCCAGCTCCGCCTGGTCCTCTTTGTCGATATGCTTGGGCAGCATTACGCCAATAGAGTCGGCCACGCCCCCCAGATCCTTGTTCAGCGCCGTATGATCTTCGACCATCTGCCGTCCAAGAGCCTTGACGTCATCGCTACCGCCCTTCTGCGCAGCCAACTGGCCAAACTGCACCTGTGCCAGCCCACCTTCAACCGCCTTGCGTACAAACATCTTGTCCTTGGTTGCCTGAGCAGTCTGCCCACTGCTGCCAACCGAGTCCTGCATCGACGGCCTTGACGTCTGCTGTTGCCCTGGCCCGGGCTCAGTCTGACTCGATGGAGCCGACTGCGCCGCCATCTCCGGCAGAGTCCCCGGCTCTGCCTGTCCAAATAACACAGCCGGACATAAAGTCGTTGCCGTACACAGCAGGATGATACGCACTGGTTTAAAGTTCATGGCTTGAGCCCTCCGGCGGACATCTGTTAGTCGTTCTCGTGCCGCCTGTTCTTCTGGTTTGGTGTACTCGTTCCGGTTTGGGTTGCCTCTCTCAAAATGGTCTAACGCGGTATCCTGTCGGCTGGAGTTTATTGAATGACCGAAAGCATCATCACGCCGCCGACTGCCCGCCAGGAACCAACGCCTACAACGCTGCACGGCCATACGCTCGAAGACAATTACCGCTGGATGCGCGACAAAGACTCACCAGAAGTAATCACTCACCTTCAAGCGGAGAACCAATATACGCTCTCCGTCATGGCGCCTACTACGGAGTTGCAGACGCGGTTATACGCCGAGATGCTCTCCCACATTAAGGAGACCGACGAGTCCGTTCCCTACCGTCATCGCGGCTGGTTCTACTACACGCGCACCGTCGAAGGCAGCCAGTACCCCATCCACTGCCGCAAGCTCGCCACGTCGCCGACCTTCGACCCCACGCAGCCCGAAGAGATCCTGCTCGACGTCAACCAGCTCGCCGAAGGCCAGCCCTTCATGTCGCTCGGCGGCATGAGCGTCAGCCCCGACGGCACGAAGCTCGCCTACTCCACCGACAACACCGGCTTCCGCCAGTACACCCTGCACATCCGCGACCTCAAAATCGGCAACGACCTCTCCGACACCGCCGAGCGCGTCGGCTCGCTCGTCTGGGCCGCCGACTCGCACACGCTCTTCTACACCACCGAGGACGAGGTCACTAAGCGCCAAGATAAGCTCTACCGTCACCGCCTTGGAGACGTAACCGAAGACGACGCCCTCGTCTATGAAGAGAAGGACGAGCGCTTCAACCTCGGCGTCGGCAAGACCCGCGACGGCAAATACCTGCTCATGGAATCCGGCAGCCACACCACCAACGAGTGCAGCTACCTCCCCGCCGACACTCCCGGCGGCGTCTTCCTCGTCATCGCTCCCCGCGTCGATGAGCAGGAGTACTACGTCGACCACCGCAACGGCCTCTTCTACATCCGCACCAACGACACCGGCAAAAACTTCCGCGTCGTCACCATCCCCGTCGACGGCGGAGGCCGCGAATCATGGGCCGAGCTGATCCCCGAAGACAAGAATGCACCGCTTGAAGATTTCGATGTATTCGACTCATTCTGCGTAAGTTCAAGCAGAGAGCTTGGCCTCACCACCATAGAGGTCATCCGCTTCACCCCAGACAACAAACTAGGCACCGCAGAAAAGATCAGCTTCCCCGAGCCCGCCTACACCGCTCAGTCTCACATCAACCGCGAGTTCGTCACCAACGCCTTCCGCTACAGCTACCAGTCGCTGGTCTCCCCCGCCTCCGTCTACGACTACGACCTCGCCTCCGGCACCTCCACCCTGCTCAAACAGCAGGAGGTTCCCGGCGGCTTCGACTCCACCCGCTACGCCTCCGAGCGCGTCTGGATTACGGCAGAGGACGGCGTCAAGGTTCCCATCTCCCTCGTCTACCGCCGCGACGCCTTCCAACGCGACGGCACCAGCCCCCTCTATATCTACGGCTACGGCTCCTACGGCTATCCCTTGCCCATCGGCTTCAGCCCCTCGCGCCTCTCGCTCCTCGATCGCGGAGTCGTCATGGCCTACGCCCACATCCGCGGCGGCGGCGAGATGGGCGACCAGTGGCACGACGCCGGAAAGATGATGGCCAAGCGCAACACCTTCACCGACTTCATCGCCGTAACCGAGCAACTCGTCGCTCAGGGCTACGGGGCCAAAGACCGCGTCGCCATCGAGGGCGGCAGCGCAGGCGGCCTGCTCATGGGAGCCGTCGTCAACCAGCGCCCCGACCTCTTCCACGTCGTCCTCTCGCACGTTCCCTTCGTCGACGTGATGAACACCATGCTCGACGCCAGCCTGCCCCTCACTGTCGCCGAATACGAGGAATGGGGAAACCCCAATGAATCAGAGGCCTTTGCCTACATGAGCAGCTACTCTCCATACGACAATCTGAAGGCTGCGGACTACCCGGCGATGCTCGTCAAAACCAGCCTGAACGACTCGCAGGTCATGTACTGGGAGCCGGCAAAGTATGTGGCCAAATTACGAACGTTGAAGACCAACGACGCGCCGTTGCTGCTGCATATCAACATGGATGCGGGACATGGGGGAGCGTCGGGGCGGTACGACTACCTCAAGGAGATTGCCTTCGACTATGCGTTTCTGCTCACGCAGCTTGGGGTGGAAAAATAGCGTTCGGGCGTCAAGTAACCATTCAAGCGATTTTTACCGGTTACACAGCACTTCGTGTAACCGGATAACCTAGACTTTACTGGTTACAGGATCATCCACAGTATCGCCCTCACCCGGCGCGAGGAATAGGTTGGTCTCAAGCCCGTGCTGGCGGGTGTAGAGGTCGTAGTAGCGGCCACCCATCTGATAAAGCTCCTCATGAGTGCCGCGTTCAACGATCAGCCCCTGCTCGACGACCAAAATTTGGTCGGCACGGCGAATCGTCGAAAGCCGGTGAGCGATCACGAAGGTCGTCCGGCCCTGCATCAGGAAGTTGAGGCCGTTCTGAATCATCGCCTCCGACTCCGAGTCGAGCGAACTAGTCGCCTCATCGAGAATCAGGATGCGAGGATCGGCAAGGATGGCGCGAGCAATCGAAAGCCGCTGGCGCTGGCCGCCAGACAGCTTCACGCCGCGTTCGCCGACGATG from Granulicella sp. L56 includes these protein-coding regions:
- a CDS encoding Nramp family divalent metal transporter, with the translated sequence MTSWRRWRTSLILFLAVLGPGFITANVDNDAGGILTYSQAGAQFGYTLLWTMIPITLALIIVQEMCARMGVVTGKGLSDLIREEFGLRMTFVMMILLVVVNFGNVIAEFSGIAGSMQLFHISKYASVPACAFLVWILVVKGDYKSVEKVFLIASVFYIAYIVAGVLSGPDWHLAMVETVKLPARGVWHDKLYIYMTVGIIGTTISPWMQFYLQSTIVEKGITVRQYKASRLDVIVGSFFTDLVAWFIVVACAATLFTHGIRNIADPADAAGAMKPLAGQYAFILFAAGLFNASLFAASILPLSTAYTVCEGLGLESGLDKSFSEARFFYWFYTLLLAGGAGIVLIPNFPLVKFSILSQVLNGVLLPIVLIFMLRLINKHELMGKYTNSRWFNAMAWLTTVIVIVLSGVMIWNGFHS
- a CDS encoding aldo/keto reductase, whose amino-acid sequence is MDRIALGSSGRQTTRLGFGSSSLMGAMGRRDSLAMLESAFDAGIRHFDVAPMYGYGEAEGCLGEFLQRHPGDVTVATKYGIPPAKNSSLMGTARGVVRPLLKRLPGLKQRLVGVARTTTRKGEKASFTAAQAKASLDRSLAALRCSRIDVWLLHEVEAADLQDDGLLRLLEDEILRGTIGTFGVGSEAGKIGELLNARPAYCRVLQYEWSVLDAPVPAGAPFRIHHRSLTQNFRSLHERLTKKTAICRRWSEQIGIDLSERELLANLMLKAALVMNPASVILFSSKDSRHIQENVRVAGDASIEAPARKLYELIQTERDQLLSDPEDGTR
- a CDS encoding FAD-dependent oxidoreductase yields the protein MIRDLLQSQPESASVADVCIVGAGAAGIVLAVELARRGKSVLLLEGGGSEIEDSSQDPYVSEVTGHPHRGIHTGRFRAKGGTTTKWGGQILELDALDFERRSWIEGSGWPFPKSELAPFYERALELEGLAKVTRQDDAVWREAAEAPPKLPHLEPYFSRWCPEPNFARLHRTTIEEHPGITLWLHANAVEPLLEGETMRGLRCRTLTGKEAVFHSSRFIFCLGGIESSRFFLQPRAAGLPWNTSGLLGKHFQDHVDCNAATVEPIHAKRFHQMFDNIFSRGFKYHPKLRLASDEQAASGTLNVAATMAFVSDTDETLAKLKTTAKNLMRGRTGEIGTADLGFAARHSSLLIRQVVRYKVGKRAYNPPDASIFLRVHCEQEPTSRSSITLAESRDALGLLRARLDWQISENELATIRQYVQIAAKSLAGVAHIRPHEDLLTDNFAAYCDDSNHHMGGMRMAVSPAEGVVDPNLRLHGINNAYVCSSAVFPTSGFSNPTHTLLALAVRLSQHLS
- a CDS encoding glycosyltransferase, with the protein product MKILYAAGLSPNDSSFYRLLALERLGHQVIPVNTYDYRYDNPFLRKVFLRLAAGPMVTRLNLDLLRIAAAEKPDLLWTDKLLLMQPATLDRMKEMGIVTVSYMIDNPFGPRQDPGWRLYMKDIPHYDLHVVQRDKNILDYRQRGARDVIKIQTAYEPTIHFPPPEGWSDKDRDRGVSFIGTPYDNRAEFLTRLWKEFGFPVSVSGGLVWKPALGAEAVAAIYRGHGELFRDEYREGIWKSPINLSFITHSNEDEFVHKSFEIAGCGGFLLAERSEGHMQRFREDEEAVFFTGMEECVAKIRRYLPDEAARARIAAAGHARAVRDGYHNDRQVGLIVERAERIIQKMRTDTGAHS
- a CDS encoding magnesium transporter MgtE N-terminal domain-containing protein, with product MTKQNQRTSVSALMGASVVDGQGAVYGRVREFVVAPEIATSQVHGLVLKRAGAKRGDQSSLVLITDLRLTPRNEMQLRDGASPATLQEDQSQLMLERDLLDQQIIDVHGRKVVRVNDVDLIWESSPENGSELSLRIAEVEVGLRGAVRRLLKGLHTATADRIAARFSPSLIPWDFVDLIDRDPSRRVKLKIEQNRLSQMHPSDIADILEELAPAERQALFISLNEEIAAEALEEVKPKMQQALIESLDSGQIADIVEEMDPGAAADLLSELSDERSEEILGEMEPEERQEVEELLEFSGDSAAGRMTTDYIALPVTARLSEAIAALREFEGDMEIVTDIYLLDEKGRIASLIPLVQLLLAAPDAPLAGLPDSHVVTCDIDANGRKVAELFDKYNLRSLPVLDGEKRLVGVVHAEQVIALLRANH
- a CDS encoding ATP-binding protein, which encodes MTFDETTSTLPSSLSSAADDCFHGSTGIALADSTTSRVSFTLDSSLDSVNKIELTAEQSAQRAGFDEDTATHVAMAVREAAVNAVLHGNAYDPKKHITASFETTSDALVIRVADQGPGLNPDTIPDPLAPENILRGSGRGIFLIKAFMDEVHFRQLHPGTELTLIKHRRPAQPGN
- a CDS encoding STAS domain-containing protein, with the protein product MSMKVQTRQVDGITILDLSGRITLGEGSVTIRDAVRDVLAKGSNKILLNLGEVNYIDSSGIGELVSAFTTVKNAGGELKLLNLTKKVHDLLQITKLYTVFDVKDDEASAISSFTK
- a CDS encoding LemA family protein, which produces MKSLWVGLGILGVIVLILLFGFGSYVSTKNTLVQKNEAINQAYSQVNVVQQRRLDLIPNLVASVKGYVAEESTVLTNIANARAAITSAPDRASSIAANSKLDVALGPFFRLQEQYPNLKGNEQFTRLTDELAGTENRIAVERSRYNRTLEEYNVYVRQFPNSIWANFAGFHYRDEYFKGNPENSAAPKVDFSK
- a CDS encoding YgcG family protein, yielding MKRISRWLAIVVLVLSPVGFLTAETVASLPAPTGYVNDFAGVLAPGTVQSVDALCTQVDRQAHAQIAVVTIKTIDGDQSIEEFATALEEKWKVGAKGTDRGVLMLLVMQPRRGRIEVGYGLEGILNDAKVGDIGRAMSPYARQGDYNRAVALGVGQLAQIIATDANVTLTQPMRRQYSQQPQPVPVHLSLWQVVLGGLGILFVLFILVRTGNVGLIFFLLGSLMGGGGGRGGGRDGDGGGGGGGFGGFGGGSSGGGGASGDF
- a CDS encoding DUF4142 domain-containing protein translates to MNFKPVRIILLCTATTLCPAVLFGQAEPGTLPEMAAQSAPSSQTEPGPGQQQTSRPSMQDSVGSSGQTAQATKDKMFVRKAVEGGLAQVQFGQLAAQKGGSDDVKALGRQMVEDHTALNKDLGGVADSIGVMLPKHIDKEDQAELDKLNGLSGDAFDTEYLTMMVKGHHHDLREFRVEAEGTQDSALRDAVVKGAKTIHEHMVMVDKLATSKGVEVPHRHHEDSAEQPAPPTQ